From Leishmania mexicana MHOM/GT/2001/U1103 complete genome, chromosome 21, a single genomic window includes:
- a CDS encoding centromere/microtubule binding protein cbf5,putative, whose protein sequence is MGKKKVGEIQRSEDFCIPAGDRDGNSALPAEEWPLLLKNYDKMNVRSTHFTLLECGWSPLRRPLAEYIKYGMINMDKPSNPSSHEVVSWIKRILKCDKTGHAGTLDPKVTGALIICTDRATRLVKSQQNAGKTYVGVLRLHDTVSQKKVDAALQRLTGPCFQRPPLIAAVKRQLRIRNIYSNQLIEYDKHRHLAVFETHCEAGTYIRTLCVHLGLILGAGGHMEELRRIRTGVITENDHLSTMHDVMDAQWLYENEKDDTYLRRVILPCEYLLSNHKRIVVKDSAVNAVCYGAKLMIPGLARFDNGIERDDVVVLMTTKGEAIALAYAEMTTSQMASVDHGIVARSKRVIMDRDTYPRRWGLGPIAVKKRSMMKDGLLDKYGRPQSNTPSDWFYVDYGGVKTNAEGVQYGQAPSKVSGVKRQRVPDSDDD, encoded by the coding sequence ATGGGCAAGAAGAAGGTTGGAGAAATCCAGCGCAGCGAGGATTTCTGCATCCCTGCTGGGGATAGGGATGGGAACAGCGCACTCCCCGCTGAGGAGTGGCCCCTGCTGCTGAAGAACTATGACAAGATGAACGTCCGCTCTACCCATTTCACGCTGCTGGAGTGCGGCTGGTCACCACTACGCCGCCCCTTAGCCGAGTACATCAAGTACGGCATGATCAACATGGATAAGCCCTCTAACCCTAGCTCTCACGAGGTTGTCTCCTGGATCAAGCGCATTTTGAAGTGCGACAAGACTGGCCACGCTGGTACACTCGATCCCAAGGTGACCGGCGCCTTAATCATCTGCACCGACCGTGCCACGCGCTTGGTGAAGTCCCAGCAGAACGCCGGTAAGACGTACGTTGGTGTACTGCGCCTTCACGATACGGTGAGCCAGAAGAAGGTGGATGCTGCTCTCCAGCGGCTTACGGGTCCGTGCTTCCAGCGTCCTCCTCTGATCGCGGCAGTGAAACGCCAACTCCGCATTCGAAACATCTACTCTAACCAACTGATCGAGTATGACAAGCACCGGCACCTGGCCGTGTTCGAGACGCACTGCGAGGCCGGTACGTACATTCGTACCCTTTGCGTGCATCTTGGCCTCATCCTCGGCGCTGGTGGCCACATGgaagagctgcgccgcatccgcaCCGGTGTCATCACCGAGAACGATCACCTCTCCACCATGCACGATGTCATGGATGCTCAGTGGCTCTATGAGAACGAGAAGGACGACACGTATCTGCGTCGCGTCATCCTGCCGTGCGAGTACCTGCTGTCAAACCACAAGCGCATCGTGGTGAAGGACTCCGCCGTCAACGCCGTGTGCTATGGCGCGAAGCTGATGATTCCTGGTCTCGCGCGCTTTGACAACGGCATTGAGCGGGACGACGTTGTGGTGCTGATGACCACGAAGGGCGAGGCCATTGCTCTTGCGTACGCGGAGATGACCACGTCTCAAATGGCTTCCGTTGACCACGGCATCGTTGCACGAAGCAAACGTGTGATCATGGACCGTGACACGTACCCGCGCCGCTGGGGTCTTGGCCCGATCGCCGTGAAGAAGCGTTCGATGATGAAGGACGGGCTCTTGGACAAGTACGGCCGCCCACAGTCGAACACCCCGTCAGACTGGTTCTACGTCGACTACGGAGGTGTGAAAACAAACGCGGAAGGTGTCCAATACGGTCAGGCTCCGTCCAAGGTGAGCGGTGTAAAGCGCCAGCGCGTTCCGGACTCCGATGATGATTAG
- a CDS encoding putative cytochrome c oxidase subunit VI, which produces MPHEDHKKYKVQREDLPAMPHFSDFSEPRFCGTINKQKNGILAYYQWLHCIGNWGEEHSMCKKMRWYVERMMHETWLEKWEEKRALGHFDHTVLYGVKPWKEFEPLYQPVKKNRKGAYEFWLDRDFEPLYDVDAADWREKAPILHDMFVLGKKPVSE; this is translated from the coding sequence ATGCCACACGAGGACCATAAAAAGTACAAGGTTCAGCGTGAGGACCTGCCGGCAATGCCTCACTTCAGTGATTTCAGTGAACCGCGCTTCTGTGGGACAATCAACAAGCAGAAGAACGGGATTCTGGCCTACTACCAGTGGCTGCATTGCATCGGGAACTGGGGTGAGGAGCACTCCATGTGCAAGAAGATGCGTTGGTATGTCGAGCGCATGATGCACGAGACGTGGCTGGAGAAGTGGGAGGAGAAGCGTGCTCTCGGTCACTTTGACCACACCGTTCTCTACGGTGTGAAGCCGTGGAAGGAGTTTGAGCCGCTTTACCAACCGGTGAAGAAAAACCGCAAGGGTGCGTACGAATTCTGGCTAGACCGCGACTTTGAGCCTCTGTACGATGTCGACGCGGCGGACTGGCGCGAGAAGGCGCCGATCCTTCACGACATGTTCGTGCTGGGCAAGAAACCCGTGTCGGAGTAA
- a CDS encoding putative 40S ribosomal protein S6 has translation MKLNIAYPRNGTVKQFEISDEVLRRVQLQDYRLGNDVDGAIFGSEFKGYIFRLRGGSDKDGFPMVPGVLASSRVSLLVKRGAIGFNTFRGYQGERRRKNVRGCVLASDIALVNVTISKVGDQPIEGVTDTTAPRRLGPKRASKIRKLFNLSRTEDVRKYVVRRRVVKSGKKDRLKAPKIQRLITPRVKARRAKKAKDAIAKVRASAAERREYLRLIASNRRALRQRDHSKKHTQKVHAQRAEVAAFQKK, from the coding sequence ATGAAGCTCAACATTGCGTACCCCCGCAACGGGACGGTGAAGCAGTTCGAGATCTCGGACGAGGTGCTCCgccgcgtgcagctgcaggactACCGCCTCGGCAACGATGTGGACGGCGCCATCTTTGGCAGCGAGTTCAAGGGCTACATCTTCCGCCTGCGCGGTGGCTCGGACAAGGATGGTTTCCCGATGGTCCCTGGTGTGCTCGCCTCCAGCcgtgtgtcgctgctggtgaaGCGCGGTGCAATCGGCTTCAACACCTTCCGCGGCTACCAGGgtgagcgccgccgcaagaACGTTCGCGGCTGCGTGCTGGCGAGCGACATTGCGCTGGTGAACGTGACCATCTCCAAGGTCGGTGACCAGCCGATCGAGGGTGTGACGGACACCACGGCTCCCCGCCGTCTGGGTCCGAAGCGCGCGAGCAAGATCCGCAAGCTCTTTAACCTGTCCCGCACCGAAGACGTGCGCAAGTACGTTgttcgccgccgcgtcgtgaAGAGTGGCAAGAAGGACCGGCTGAAGGCCCCGAAGATCCAGCGTCTGATCACGCCGAGGGTCAAGGCCCGCCGTGCcaagaaggcgaaggacgCCATCGCCaaggtgcgcgcgtctgctgctgagcgCCGTGAGTACCTGCGCCTCATCGCCTCGAACcgccgtgcgctgcgccagcgtgACCACTCCAAGAAGCACACCCAGAAGGTACACGCCCAGCGCGCTGAGGTGGCGGCGTTCCAGAAGAAGTAG
- a CDS encoding putative ATP synthase F1 subunit gamma protein: MSGRLRLYKEKLEGYNRFYSIVKTIKMVTMAKFRQAQVRIKTRDYTLRYTEKAFSKPGQLVGDSSQAKIIYIPVMTNRGSCGALNSNVVKVIDSVASSRAYLMPLGKRGIDSLSKLYPSSFRMGIVNDMHEPMHFAYATYVWENAQQLCPEADRVHVIFHRCVSAGSQKQCYYNIPSYEKWREDLADASSTENQKSRYLFANTLLNEDEQMIRDFYDFHATLAILNAVCENELSEQAARLVAVEGQLSNISTLQQKTSSLYNKTRQSSITSSLIEIISAMTSLEGNAAKGVQRTNFWEGARTK, translated from the coding sequence ATGTCTGGCAGGCTTCGTCTCTACAAGGAGAAGCTGGAGGGCTACAACCGCTTCTACTCCATTGTGAAGACGATCAAGATGGTGACGATGGCCAAGTTCCGCCAGGCGCAGGTGCGGATCAAGACGCGTGATTACACGCTTCGCTATACCGAGAAGGCTTTTAGCAAGCCGGGTCAGCTTGTTGGGGACTCGTCGCAGGCTAAGATCATCTACATTCCCGTCATGACGAACCGTGGCTCGTGCGGTGCTCTCAATAGCAACGTTGTGAAGGTGATCGACAGCGTTGCCTCTAGCCGCGCCTACCTCATGCCCCTCGGAAAGAGGGGTATCGATTCACTCTCGAAGCTGTACCCGTCCTCCTTCCGCATGGGCATCGTCAACGACATGCACGAGCCGATGCACTTCGCCTACGCCACGTACGTCTGGGAGAACGCGCAGCAACTGTGCCCCGAGGCCGACCGTGTCCACGTCATTTTTCACCGCTGTGTGAGCGCTGGCTCGCAGAAGCAGTGCTACTACAACATCCCCTCCTACGAGAAGTGGAGGGAGGATCTGGCTGACGCCTCCAGCACGGAGAACCAGAAGAGTCGCTACCTCTTTGCCAACACGCTGCTGAATGAGGACGAGCAGATGATTCGCGACTTCTATGACTTCCACGCGACCCTGGCCATCCTGAACGCCGTGTGCGAGAACGAGCTCTCGGAGCAGGCCGCGCGTCTGGTCGCTGTGGAAGGTCAGCTGTCGAACATCAGCACGCTACAACAGAAGACCAGCTCCTTGTACAACAAGACTCGCCAGAGCAGCATTACTTCGTCGCTGATCGAGATTATCTCCGCCATGACGTCGCTTGAGGGCAACGCGGCGAAGGGTGTGCAGCGGACGAACTTCTGGGAGGGTGCGCGCACGAAGTAA
- a CDS encoding putative proteasome alpha 2 subunit, translated as MSEAFYGLTTFSPSGKLVQIEYATTAAGKGSTALGVKATDGVVIAAKKKAPSTLVDASSIQKVFVLDEHVGCTYSGMGPDCRVLIDAARKYCQQYRLMYSEPIPISQLVRKISALYQEFTQSGGVRPFGCSLLVAGVDANGYHLYQVDPSGTFWAWKATAIGTGSPDAKAFLEKRYTVDMELEDAVHTALLTLKEGFDGQMTSENTQVGRVLGNRFEVLSVDQLRDYLDQI; from the coding sequence ATGTCTGAGGCATTTTATGGTCTGACGACGTTTAGTCCTTCAGGAAAGCTGGTTCAGATTGAGTATGCGACGACAGCTGCCGGAAAAGGGTCAACTGCGCTGGGGGTGAAGGCCACCGATGGGGTCGTCATTGCTGCGAAGAAGAAGGCTCCATCTACCCTAGTGGATGCCTCATCAATTCAGAAGGTCTTCGTCTTAGATGAGCACGTTGGCTGCACCTACAGCGGCATGGGCCCAGACTGCCGTGTTCTTATCGACGCCGCTCGGAAGTACTGCCAGCAGTACAGGCTAATGTACAGCGAGCCCATTCCGATCAGCCAGCTGGTACGGAAGATCAGCGCTCTCTACCAGGAATTTACGCAGTCTGGCGGTGTCCGTCCCTTCGGATGCTCTCTCCTGGTCGCTGGGGTGGATGCTAACGGCTACCATTTATATCAGGTGGACCCTAGCGGGACGTTCTGGGCCTGGAAGGCGACGGCGATCGGCACCGGAAGTCCGGACGCGAAGGCATTCCTAGAAAAGCGTTACACTGTGGACATGGAGCTGGAGGATGCTGTGCACACCGCATTGTTGACGCTAAAGGAGGGCTTTGATGGCCAGATGACGTCAGAAAACACTCAGGTCGGTCGTGTCTTAGGAAACCGTTTCGAAGTCCTGAGCGTCGATCAGCTGCGCGATTACCTGGACCAGATTTAG
- a CDS encoding 60S ribosomal protein L32: MVKPTVSKAIVKKRTKRFTRHRHELFPQLSSSWRKPRGEDSPVRRRYKGQKAMPNKGYGSDRATKYITPSGFRNFPINNVEDLYMLVMQNRKYAGVISHTVGARKRKAIARKAMELDVRLANGNAKLRKIANQ; encoded by the coding sequence ATGGTGAAGCCGACTGTTTCGAAGGCTATCGTGAAAAAGCGCACGAAGCGCTTCACCCGCCATCGCCATGAGCTCTTCCCGCAGCTGAGTTCTAGCTGGCGTAAGCCGCGTGGTGAGGACTCCCCGGTCCGCCGTCGCTACAAGGGCCAGAAGGCGATGCCGAACAAGGGTTACGGTAGCGACCGCGCCACCAAGTACATCACTCCGTCCGGCTTTCGCAACTTCCCCATCAACAACGTGGAGGACCTGTACATGCTCGTGATGCAGAACCGCAAGTACGCTGGCGTCATTTCTCACACCGTCGGTGCCCGCAAGCGCAAAGCTATTGCTCGCAAGGCTATGGAGCTTGATGTGCGTCTGGCTAACGGGAACGCGAAGCTGCGCAAGATCGCTAATCAGTAG